A portion of the Thermothelomyces thermophilus ATCC 42464 chromosome 5, complete sequence genome contains these proteins:
- a CDS encoding pyridine nucleotide-disulfide oxidoreductase-like protein (hypothetical pyridine nucleotide-disulphide oxidoreductase), giving the protein MPQPFRVLIAGGSYGGLSAALNLYDLCRGLPPRCGPAPAEGEDLPETPQFAVDITVVDERDGFYHLIGSPLALASEAFTEKCWVKYDDIPGLQSPNIHVVQGSVKSVDPARKVATYLPHGSTAEPQEVRYDYFVAASGLRRAWPVVPQSLRRKQYLFEAGDHIRAATAARHGVVIVGGGAVGIEMAAELKLVHPHLNVTLVHSRDKLLSSEALPDEVKDRSLELLREAGVDVLMSHRLDRTEEVKDDSGNSCLRVHFTNGHSMLADQVSLAVSRSVPTTTYLPNDVLDEQGYVKVQASLAFPEQSPNSAFHFAVGDLAKWSGIKRCGAAMHMGYYAAHNIHRHMQLQTQTEGQAAQATDKGGIPKLLELDEIPPMIGLAVGKKAVAYWPEGGMMSGEDVMKTFFGDDLGFAICWNHLRLGGDKVQ; this is encoded by the exons ATGCCGCAACCGTTCAGGGTTCTCATAGCCGGCGGCTCGTACGGCGGTCTCTCGGCCGCGCTCAACCTCTATGACCTCTGCCGCGGCCTGCCTCCCCGGTGCGGCCCAGCGCCGGCCGAGGGTGAGGACCTGCCGGAGACGCCGCAGTTTGCCGTCGACATAACCGTCGTCGACGAGCGGGATGGCTTCT ACCACCTCATCGGCTCGCCCCTGGCGCTGGCGTCGGAAGCGTTCACCGAAAAGTGTTGGGTCAAGTATGACGACATCCCCGGGTTGCAGTCGCCCAACATCCACGTCGTTCAGGGCAGCGTCAAGTCGGTTGACCCGGCGCGCAAGGTGGCTACCTACCTCCCCCACGGCAGCACTGCCGAGCCTCAGGAGGTGCGGTACGACTACTTCGTCGCAGCCTCCGGGCTGAGGAGGGCCTGGCCTGTCGTGCCTCAATCGCTGCGCAGGAAGCAATACCTGTTCGAGGCTGGCGACCACATCCGTGCTGCCACAGCTGCGAGACATGGAGTTGTCATCGTCGGTGGCG GCGCTGTCGGCATCGAAATGGCCGCCGAGCTCAAGCTCGTCCACCCGCATCTCAACGTCACACTGGTCCATTCGCGCGACAAGTTGCTCTCCTCGGAAGCGCTGCCCGACGAGGTCAAGGACCGCAGCCTGGAGCTGCTGCGGGAAGCCGGCGTCGACGTGCTCATGTCGCACCGGCTCGACCGCACAGaggaggtcaaggacgacAGCGGAAACAGCTGCCTCAGGGTGCACTTCACCAACGGCCACAGCATGCTGGCCGACCAGGTATCCCTCGCCGTGTCGAGGAGCGTTCCCACGACGACGTACCTCCCGAACGACGTGCTCGACGAGCAGGGCTATGTCAAGGTCCAAGCCAG CCTTGCGTTCCCCGAGCAATCGCCCAACTCGGCCTTCCACTTCGCTGTCGGTGACTTGGCCAAGTGGTCCGGCATCAAGCGCTGCGGCGCCGCCATGCACATGGGCTACTACGCGGCCCACAACATCCACCGGCACATGCAGTTGCAGACGCAGACAGAGGGTCAGGCTGCTCAGGCGACTGACAAAGGGGGGATCCCGAAGCTGCTGGAGCTGGACGAGATTCCGCCCATGATCGGGCTGGCGGTGGGCAAGAAAGCCGTGGCCTACTGGCCTGAGGGCGGGATGATGTCGGGTGAAGATGTGATGAAGACCTTCTTTGGTGACGATCTCGGTTTTGCGA TCTGTTGGAATCATCTTCGACTCGGGGGCGATAAGGTCCAGTGA